From Malus sylvestris chromosome 1, drMalSylv7.2, whole genome shotgun sequence:
TTACACATAAGGAGCCAAGTGGTAGACGAGTTCGGTATCGAGAGCTTGTAACTAAGTGTGATATTAAAGTGATTGGTTGTATGAAGTCGTTAGTTTGGTACTATAGTCACAAGTCACACCCTATCCACAATGGGTAGATAGTTAATAAACATTAACATAAAAAAACGTGATAAACTTTTTAGGCCCAACATTCTTGCTTCACcttatcgatattgatattgTCTCAACTGAACTACCAATGAAAATCTTTAGTTGAATCCAAAACAACATGTCGTATCAAACTGCTATAGTATTTCTTAGTCCATGGATCCGTAAAGTACCCAGTCGTTTCAAACTGTCGTAGTATTATTGCTTAGTCCATAGATAAGtatgttgagagttgtcccacattggtgagggacaaagtttgctatgtgcttGTATGATAttgggctactcctcatattaccaattggttttatggtggaacctcaatttcatcatggtatcagagcaaggttgtccacgtgtgaagcccaatggccacacgcgctccacatcacccagttgttgtctacgtgtaggcttgaaaatccgccacATGTGCAGaggcgtgttgagagttgtcccacattggtgagggacaaggtttgttatgtgcttatatgatattgggctactcctcatatggccaattggttttatggtggaacttcAATTTCATCAAAGTAAGGTACATGTTTTTTCAGACTGATCATTAGCAGTTTGGCTATGTGCATTTTCTTTAACTTTGATCTCATTTTTTTGGTATTGTTGATCATTTTATTAAAGTGTTCAATTATCAGCCAGAACTTAAACTTTAAGTTTCTGGTTTTAGATTAGTTAACCACTTATATTTTGATactcgaaatttaaaatcaaaacttttaaaattttgatctataCTCTAAATTAAACAACCCTTTGTGTCATTTAGAATATTAGAATCTTTCAATAATTAAGTACAGTAATTCAATTGTGTTGTGTGCATGGAATTGCAAAAAGCTACAACAGGCCAACAATTGCAAAGACAAGATGACGAGAATGAGTTGAGCTGGGTCACGGGATAACGTCAAGAAACCAAACTAAGAGAAACCCGTGACCGTGGACATTGCACTGaaggcaaacaaacaaacaaactctCCTTGTCTTTCTTTTCAACTTCTTCGTGACTACTTCAACTTCACCACCAGACAACAAAACCTTCTCTCTCTTGATCGATGTCATCAGAATATATTTGTTTAAGGCTGAGACGATCTTGAATTCTTCGCTCACAATCTCAATGCATTGCGCATCGTTTTGCTTCCTGAAGGGACCCGTGATTACATATTGTTCTAACTTCTatccaccattctacaccacaaCCTACTCCCTGACCAATCATCGTCATCATTTCACTCGATTCAGTACGTACGGCTCCCCGATGTATTTCATCTGCTGTGCATGTGGTGTGCTTGACTTAGATCTCAATGATCAATTCAAACAATGATGACAagagcaacttcccaatgggtcacctatCCTAGAAGTGCTCTCGTGAGTTCcaacggaacccgaagccaatgagctcccaaaaagcctcgtgctaggtagggataagaatatacatttaaagatcactccccttgacgatgtgggatcttacaatccaccccccttaaggggCCCGAcgacctcgtcggcacaccacggccagggttaggctctgataccatttgtcacgtCCCGGCCTGaggtccaccacatcctgggcccgatccaccaccgtagcacgatattgtccgctttgggcttaccattctctcattattttgtttttgggaactcacgagcaacttcctagtgggtcactcATCCTTGGAGTGCTCTCGTgtgctactcgcttaacttcagagttccaatggaacccgaagccagtgagctcccaaaaggtctcgtgctaggtagggatgagaatatacatttaaggatcactcccctgcgcgatgtgggatcttacacttTCAACCTATTTCATTTAGTATTTATCGACATCAACAATATACTTTAATTGCTATAAGGAGCAATGTTCCTTTTAATTTCGTCATACATATATGGAGGGGATATTTCAGTAGCCAGCTTCGGTTTTTGGGAATCAAGCAAATAAAATTCACGAACACAAACATACTAATTTATTGTACCTTATTAATATTTGACTTTAGTTGACTACTTCTTTGATCTGGAAACCCTTCTGATCAAAACCATCAAACAAAGCACACGATAGAACACGAAAAACCCTAGCAGGATGTAGATATTAGTCCACCTCTGCCCTTCATGCAGCCCTCTCTTCTGCAACACGTCGCCTCCCGTCACCATGCAAACTTTACTATCACTGTTACTCTCTTGGTACCATATCAAACACGTTGACACAAGGCAACCGTACTCGTTGATCAGAAGGGCATCCAGGGCATATTTGTACATGGAGAAGAAGTGCATGAAGAGCCAGTACTTGGGCATGTTACCCTGGGAGATGAAGTAgccagaaaagagaaaaaacccGCCCAAAAGTATCGTCACGAGCGAAGTCCCGGCGATGTAGTTGGGAGCCAGAGAGCTCAAGAACAAGACGAATGAATTCGCCATTAGAACAATGATCCATATGACCAGAACAAAATAAGCAAACGCCTGCCAAGAACCACACAGACCCACCAAGAAGTAGACCGAAACGGAGTATATGATCGCAATGGCAAGCAAGTAGGGCAAGAAAACGAGAGTGTTGGCAATGAGGTATGAGGAGAGCCGGTAGATTCCGCCGGAGGTTTCTCGGAGGAGGATCGGCCTTTCGTTGATGAAGATCGGTAGGGCTTCGGTGGTGGAGGAGAGGAGGAATGTAAGAGTGAAGGCGAAGAGGCCAAACCGCTTTTCGATTCCTTGCTTATCGAATCCAATGTTGATGTAAATAGTTCCCAAAACAAGACCTACAAGAAGTGCTTCAAGAGTGTTTGTTAAAAGGAGCTGCCTTGTTCTGTAGATGATTTTCCAAAACCGGTTGTATAGAGCCAATATCTCTTGAGTTCTAGAGCTTTTGTATCTAATGACTGGCCTAAATGCCTGCTTATCATGATTAATAGGATCATTAGGAGGCGATGATGTGGTGGTTGTAGTTGTGATGGGAGGGAGGCGGTTGAGAATTtccatggtatactccaaggcaTTGAGTTGTGGAGGGACAGTGAAGTCATTAGAGAGCAGAAAAACTTCGAGAGAGGAAAGGGTTCCGTGGTGGACAACTGACCCTTTTGATAGCAAGAGGATTCTATCAACGGTGGAGAGGATTTTGAAGCTGGGTTGGTGGATTGATAAAATCACAGTGCGGTGACGCGAGGCGCAAATGGATTTTAGGGTTTGGATTACGTTGAAAGCGGAGGTGCTGTCGAGACCTGAGGTGGGCTCGTCGAGAAGGAGGACAGCAGGGTCGTGGAGAAGGCTGAGGCCTATGGAGACACGCCTGCGTTCGCCGCCCGATAGGCCTTGGCCGAGGCGGGTGTTGGACAAATGTGTGAGCCGGAGCTCGGTCAGAAGAGAGGAGACAATGGCAGCAATGTTtgtagggttagggttagggacGAGGAGGCTTGCGGCAAAAGCAAAGGTTTCAAAAACGGTGAGGAGGGGAAGGCATGCGTCGTGCTGAGGGACATAGGCTGAGAGCTTGCGGAATGAGGAATTGCTGATGGGGAAAGAGTTGAGGAGGAGAGCGCCGCTTGTGGGTGACCTTCGGGCGGCTAAGATGTCAAGCAGGGTTGATTTTCCGGCGCCGCTAGGGCCCACAATGGCGAGGATTTCGGAGGGGTAGGCGGTGAGGGAGATGTCTTTGAGGATGTAGGTGGTGGTGGGGAAGGTGCATTGCTTGAAGAGGAGGTGAAATGGGGAGAAGCTGGTGGCGGCTGTGATTGATTTGGTGTAGGATATGGAAGAGGCTGTTAGTTCGTAAGTTTTGGAGGGTGGTTGGGTTGGTGGTGCATCTGATTCCATGGAGTTTTAGGTGGTGGGTTGGACacggagaagaaagagaagttGGAATGTTACTAGTAGCGGAAGAGAGAGGGATGCATGCATACAATTGAAAATTATTGTGTGCTGATGGTATTTGGTTTCTTTGAGTTTGGCATGCATGTAATGTTGGTGGAGTACTATGAATTGAAGGGCCAAAACTAATTAAATAGGTTGGGGATTGTAGATGTGTACGAAGTCAAGTTGGCTAGTTAAGATAGTATATATCTTTCTTCTGCATTATTCTGcattaagttttaattttttttgtcaattaaattataatttcGCTAGTATAAAagaatttggtaatttttttcttccttcatcTTCTCAGTTTATTATGATGATTGAAATTTTATTCTTATAATTCATATTGAACTGAAACTAGGAAACATGCGTGGAATTTGCTTTTCTATTTAactaaataagaagaaaaaaaagggtaaaatataaagaaaagtGCAAgtaaaagaaatttcaaaagtaGTTGTGGGAGTAGAATTGGCAAAGTGGCCAATATGTTGCATGAAGAAGCATGTGAGCAAATCCATTTTTTTGTATCTCACTCCAAATTCACGAGCCTACATCTGTGCTCTCTTTCTGTCATATGCTTTTGTTTGAGAGTATAGTTGAGGCTTGGATAAAGCATTTCAATAGGCTGCCTTCACTTGACGACATGCTTTTGTATTAAATAACTGCACGTCCGTGAGTCCTACAACCCTACATGCACGATGAAATGATATGCACTtgcataaaatatataaataatgcTCGCATTCTCCCACTCAAGAAATGGGCTCATTCTCAACTtgtaaataatatatttttatcgttaaaattttataattggAACTGTTAAATctcttaatcttcatttaaagattttttctataaaaaaatcattcgAATCGAACATCGTTTAGTCATCCAAATATATCAAACAAATCAACGGCTATGAATATGCTACTTGGTACCTACATCATTGATTTATTTTGATACATTTGAATGACTAAGCGAGCTTCGGTtcgaaataatttttttttttgtaagaatgatCTTCTAATAatgattaagaaattgaacggttttgattataatttttttttttttggtaaaatagaTTCTTTGAAAGAGGTGGAATAAACTCATCCCTCCAAGAGGGGGATTACAAGTATTATTCGTCCATAATATGTAGTTATTAGTTTCCTTCGTGCATGAGGCttgatattatttcttttttgtcaGTTGGAGCCAGGATTGGTAATGAGCCAATATTACACAGTACGTATATATGATAGGAAGGCATAGGTGGGGTTGATCAAAGGCAAACTAAGCAGTAGTACCAAGACTATTAATTATAGATAAACTATAAGAATTGAATTGATCAAAGAATAAGAAAACGACACAACGTGACAAAAAGAAAGTATCCAACGATAACgtcttgacaaaaaaaatagataaccaTAAagcttaataaaataaaaatcagcagaaaataaaagaaaatttcaaaatataatGATTGAATACCATGAAAGATAACAAACTCTAGTATTCTAAAAGATGCTTATAtagtcactcagtactacggtcagatgatattttttttcacttgaaAGTGAAATGTCTCAAGTTCGAATTTCGTAGAtaacgaattcgataccaaattaagctACTTATTGTGTGATTTTGCTATTGTGTGATTTTACCGAACTCCTCATCCTCTTAATgtaaaaaatatcgatgtactaaaaaaatgcTTATATAGGCCTCTTGGCCCTAGACTTTTTAGGAGTACAAACACAAAACGAATTAGAAAAATCACATAATAGAGAAAAGTATATTCTAAAATcttaaaataatgataaaacaTTAGTAAACAATGAAATTCGATTGAAAATGCCTATACAGCAAGGCGAAGCGCTAAGACTTACTTATGATGTCGTTTTCTTCGAACCGGATCAAGGTCATAGGTCTAAATCTgcaaagtttaaaattttgtgtCGGATTTGTTACAACCAATCAAATATCaattatacaatatataataattacatAGTTTATTTCGAATTACAATTTCATTATATACACAATATGCCAGAATATGAACaattaataaaaaggaaaactaatgaaaagggtttgaaaactttgagttttaatgataaggacaaaataaagggtaaagtgaatagtaccaggattaactttttagtgtaaaaatgtggtttttggttaaagtgaacagtaccgggtgcttttcgttaaagttcccttaataaAACTGCATATAAAATCATAACAATAATCACTAACTTGTTTATGGAAGATAGAGACTTGCAGTAGTAATCTCCTAAGATAGAAATTCGCCCCTACACCAGTGCAGTAGTTCACGGACGTCTATCTTGCAGGATACAACTATCTAACCCAAATTCTTACACTCGAGCTTGGATTCTTAACGAATTTACTATGTGTTTCTCTGTGAAGGATCAGAGAGAGAGCAATGGAATTGTTTCTTCGTTTCTGATATCACAGCCATATATATAATGGCGTTTTTGAACAGTTATGGTTGTTCATTCTTATCCTTTCAAAATTGATGTACCTATTTTTGTAAacaatcttatcctttcagAAAAAACTAAATCCTAAAATTAAAAACGTAAAAATCGTACTTGTATTTTTCGTCCATCTGAGCCCCAAAGCCCATCTTTGACATTTAATAAATACACCCAAACCTTCCAAGTCCAAGGGCCAAGGTCCATGGCTTTGGCCTAATTCCTTTCAAACAATAAGTGAGTGAACTCACTTATAAAGGGGAATTAGGTAAAGTgtatgggcgatgtgggacaatAGCCCCTCACAAGTTCCAACAATATACCACATTTTCTATTCAAACTCTagcaataccccacatttgaataGAAAATAAGATACTAACTAAATTAGTAACGTCTTTCTAAAGAACTAAGATATGATACGCATCGAGataggtgtcttttggacttgaaccttcTCTAGTGAGTACTTATCGGATTTACCAAATGAAGCAATGAATTTAATATCTTGAACTAATCATTCTTTGTAGCAAATCGAAACAATAAGTATCCCACATATCACATCTTAACACACTTCAAATTCATAcgattgtgttcattttggtcttGAACATATCCTGATTTCATGAGACCTTTAGAAAATTGTAGTCATATCAATTCTCAAAGATGCGACCCCACATCAATCTCATACAGGTAATGCTAATCAAGAATATCATGTTCTATTCATCTTAACTAGAAGATATTAGCATTATTAAGAATAGGGATTCACCTTCTTCGTCTTACAGGCAACACACTGTTTTCCATCATAAGAATGAGTAAGGATTGTGTATTTCTTACCTTGAGTTTTCCTCAACTAGTTTACTtattgaacctagaccatgggatctccaattaGATAGGGTAGGTTTCCGTCAAGTTATAACTCATTGAGTTGGCTTTAAACTTATTCCCCTCAATGTAAATGTCACTTGATCCTTGGGTAGGCCTTTAGTCAAAGGATCGACAATGTTCTCATTAGATTTAATATAGTCAATGGAAATAGTTCCATTCTTGAGTAGTTGTCTAATGGT
This genomic window contains:
- the LOC126616951 gene encoding ABC transporter G family member 4 produces the protein MESDAPPTQPPSKTYELTASSISYTKSITAATSFSPFHLLFKQCTFPTTTYILKDISLTAYPSEILAIVGPSGAGKSTLLDILAARRSPTSGALLLNSFPISNSSFRKLSAYVPQHDACLPLLTVFETFAFAASLLVPNPNPTNIAAIVSSLLTELRLTHLSNTRLGQGLSGGERRRVSIGLSLLHDPAVLLLDEPTSGLDSTSAFNVIQTLKSICASRHRTVILSIHQPSFKILSTVDRILLLSKGSVVHHGTLSSLEVFLLSNDFTVPPQLNALEYTMEILNRLPPITTTTTTSSPPNDPINHDKQAFRPVIRYKSSRTQEILALYNRFWKIIYRTRQLLLTNTLEALLVGLVLGTIYINIGFDKQGIEKRFGLFAFTLTFLLSSTTEALPIFINERPILLRETSGGIYRLSSYLIANTLVFLPYLLAIAIIYSVSVYFLVGLCGSWQAFAYFVLVIWIIVLMANSFVLFLSSLAPNYIAGTSLVTILLGGFFLFSGYFISQGNMPKYWLFMHFFSMYKYALDALLINEYGCLVSTCLIWYQESNSDSKVCMVTGGDVLQKRGLHEGQRWTNIYILLGFFVFYRVLCLMVLIRRVSRSKK